In the genome of Salmo trutta chromosome 18, fSalTru1.1, whole genome shotgun sequence, one region contains:
- the hnrnph3 gene encoding heterogeneous nuclear ribonucleoprotein H3 isoform X1, translated as MRTCIALFNHGPEEETMSVNDDGYVVRIRGLPWSCTQEEVAGFFSDCNIVGKVNGVCFTFSKEGRPSGEAFVELKSAEDFKKAIAKDRKHMGHRYIEVFKSNRSEMDWVLKRSGPTDYDSCSGCMIRLRGLPFGCSKEEIVQFFAGLKIVPNGITLPMDYQGRSTGEAFVQFASKEIAEKALGKHKERIGHRYIEIFKSSRNEIRAYYELPRRMMGQRPSPYDRPMMERGGFFPGPGRGGALLDQMRGGGYSGGYGGFDNYNGFSNYCFGNGMFDDRIRGDRGRAIGGHGYGGAGDHSSHSTSHSGFHSGHFVHMRGLPFRATEGDIANFFSPLTPVRVHIDFGPNGKSTGEADVEFRSHEDAVSAMSKDKNHMQHRYIELFLNSTASGASEMGRGGGFYGNSGGMGLRRSGLRGMF; from the exons ATGAGGACTTGTATTGCCCTTTTTAACCATGGTCCAGAGGAAGAGACTATGTCTGTGAATGATGATGGGTATGTGGTGAGAATTCGGGGCTTGCCTTGGTCCTGCACCCAGGAAGAGGTGGCAGGGTTCTTCTCTG ATTGTAACATCGTCGGGAAAGTGAATGGAGTGTGCTTCACGTTTTCCAAAGAAGGAAGGCCCAGTGGAGAAGCTTTCGTGGAGCTGAAATCAGCAGAGGATTTTAAAAAAGCCATAGCAAAGGATAGGAAACACATGGGTCATCGCTATATTGAAG TTTTCAAGTCAAACCGTAGCGAGATGGACTGGGTGTTGAAACGCAGCGGCCCTACTGACTACGACAGCTGCAGCGGGTGTATGATACGTCTCCGGGGACTTCCTTTTGGCTGCAGTAAGGAGGAGATAGTGCAGTTCTTTGCAG GGTTGAAAATCGTGCCAAATGGGATAACATTGCCGATGGACTACCAGGGGAGGAGCACAGGGGAAGCCTTCGTGCAGTTTGCCTCAAAGGAGATAGCAGAAAAGGCACTGGGGAAACACAAGGAAAGAATAGGGCACAG GTACATAGAAATCTTTAAGAGCAGCCGGAATGAGATCCGGGCTTACTATGAGCTCCCCAGAAGGATGATGGGGCAGAGACCCAGTCCCTACGACAGGCCCATGATGGAGCGAGGTGGGTTCTTCCCTGGTCCAGGACGAGGGGGTGCTCTTTTGGACCAAATGCGTGGAGGAGGCTACAGTGGGG GCTATGGCGGATTTGACAACTACAATGGCTTCAGTAATTACTGTTTTGGCAATGGCATGTTTGATGACCGAATAAGGGGCGATAGAGGAAGAG CTATAGGTGGCCATGGCTACGGTGGTGCAGGTGATCATAGCTCCCACAGCACCTCCCACAGCGGCTTCCACAGTGGCCATTTTGTACACATGAGGGGCCTGCCTTTCCGTGCCACTGAGGGAGACATAGCCAAT TTCTTCTCCCCATTGACTCCTGTGCGAGTTCATATCGACTTTGGACCAAATGGAAAATCCACAGGCGAGGCTGATGTTGAGTTTAGGTCTCATGAAGATGCTGTTTCAGCTATGTCGAAGGACAAGAATCACATGC AACATCGATACATTGAGCTCTTCTTAAACTCAACTGCTAGTGGAGCATCTGAAATGG GCCGCGGCGGCGGTTTCTATGGTAACTCAGGAGGCATGGGCTTGAGACGGAGTGGACTGAGGGGGATGTTCTAA
- the hnrnph3 gene encoding heterogeneous nuclear ribonucleoprotein H3 isoform X2 produces MSVNDDGYVVRIRGLPWSCTQEEVAGFFSDCNIVGKVNGVCFTFSKEGRPSGEAFVELKSAEDFKKAIAKDRKHMGHRYIEVFKSNRSEMDWVLKRSGPTDYDSCSGCMIRLRGLPFGCSKEEIVQFFAGLKIVPNGITLPMDYQGRSTGEAFVQFASKEIAEKALGKHKERIGHRYIEIFKSSRNEIRAYYELPRRMMGQRPSPYDRPMMERGGFFPGPGRGGALLDQMRGGGYSGGYGGFDNYNGFSNYCFGNGMFDDRIRGDRGRAIGGHGYGGAGDHSSHSTSHSGFHSGHFVHMRGLPFRATEGDIANFFSPLTPVRVHIDFGPNGKSTGEADVEFRSHEDAVSAMSKDKNHMQHRYIELFLNSTASGASEMGRGGGFYGNSGGMGLRRSGLRGMF; encoded by the exons ATGTCTGTGAATGATGATGGGTATGTGGTGAGAATTCGGGGCTTGCCTTGGTCCTGCACCCAGGAAGAGGTGGCAGGGTTCTTCTCTG ATTGTAACATCGTCGGGAAAGTGAATGGAGTGTGCTTCACGTTTTCCAAAGAAGGAAGGCCCAGTGGAGAAGCTTTCGTGGAGCTGAAATCAGCAGAGGATTTTAAAAAAGCCATAGCAAAGGATAGGAAACACATGGGTCATCGCTATATTGAAG TTTTCAAGTCAAACCGTAGCGAGATGGACTGGGTGTTGAAACGCAGCGGCCCTACTGACTACGACAGCTGCAGCGGGTGTATGATACGTCTCCGGGGACTTCCTTTTGGCTGCAGTAAGGAGGAGATAGTGCAGTTCTTTGCAG GGTTGAAAATCGTGCCAAATGGGATAACATTGCCGATGGACTACCAGGGGAGGAGCACAGGGGAAGCCTTCGTGCAGTTTGCCTCAAAGGAGATAGCAGAAAAGGCACTGGGGAAACACAAGGAAAGAATAGGGCACAG GTACATAGAAATCTTTAAGAGCAGCCGGAATGAGATCCGGGCTTACTATGAGCTCCCCAGAAGGATGATGGGGCAGAGACCCAGTCCCTACGACAGGCCCATGATGGAGCGAGGTGGGTTCTTCCCTGGTCCAGGACGAGGGGGTGCTCTTTTGGACCAAATGCGTGGAGGAGGCTACAGTGGGG GCTATGGCGGATTTGACAACTACAATGGCTTCAGTAATTACTGTTTTGGCAATGGCATGTTTGATGACCGAATAAGGGGCGATAGAGGAAGAG CTATAGGTGGCCATGGCTACGGTGGTGCAGGTGATCATAGCTCCCACAGCACCTCCCACAGCGGCTTCCACAGTGGCCATTTTGTACACATGAGGGGCCTGCCTTTCCGTGCCACTGAGGGAGACATAGCCAAT TTCTTCTCCCCATTGACTCCTGTGCGAGTTCATATCGACTTTGGACCAAATGGAAAATCCACAGGCGAGGCTGATGTTGAGTTTAGGTCTCATGAAGATGCTGTTTCAGCTATGTCGAAGGACAAGAATCACATGC AACATCGATACATTGAGCTCTTCTTAAACTCAACTGCTAGTGGAGCATCTGAAATGG GCCGCGGCGGCGGTTTCTATGGTAACTCAGGAGGCATGGGCTTGAGACGGAGTGGACTGAGGGGGATGTTCTAA